The sequence TGTTAACTAAAGATTTTTTGGCTTGATATATTCCCGTTTCTTGGTCTTTTCCAAAAACATCTTCAGCAGTAACGCCTTCGATCAGTTTTTGAGCGGGAGCAACTAAGCTAGGACTTTGAGGTACGCCTAAATCGCGGGAAACATCTGGAGATTTACGAATGACTCGACGCGATTGACTTTTATGTTTTACTGCGAAAGAACAGTTGTCCCAGTCAACATATACAGCAAGATTCTTTGACTGATTCGTAAGAATAAGTAATAACTCTTTTAAACCATCTATATCATAAGAAGGCTTAAGTTTAAAAGCTACAGAGATTTTATCATCGAGTTCTTGTTCTTTTAACTGTTTGTCAACAGCAGCCTTATCAAAGATGAACTTAATTTGATCCTGAATAGATTCGATCATTAAGTTTAAAACATAACTGACACCGATGATATAAAGTGTCAATACTATTAAACTAGGATTCGTGTCTTGTTGCATAAGCGTTTAATGTAATCCCCCTAAAATTTTCGTTCACCTCGAACATCTTTAAGAGTTGCAGGACTTTCAAGCCAGCCGCTCTGTCGGAAAAACACTAATAAACCAACTGCGATCGCGATCATTGTTGCCACGCATAAGGGGAAGCCCCATTCTGCTTTCAAACCGGGCATATGCTCGAAATTCATTCCGTACAACCCAGCAATGAAAGTTAAAGGTAGGAAAATCCACGAAAACACCGTGAGCAACTTCATGATTTCATTCATTCTGTTGCTTACCGCAGAAAGATACACGTCCATCAGCCCCGATGCAAGCTCTCGATAAGTTTCTACCATATCCATAACTTGTACCGCATGATCGTAACAATCTCTTAGGTAAATTCTCACTTCCTCGCTAATCAATTCGTTACTATCTCTAATCAAAGCATTTATGGCGCTACGCTGAGGCCATATAGCGCGACGTAATTGTAACAATTCTCGCCTAATTCTATAAATTTTGTGCAGTGTTTTTCGAGTCGGATTTACTATTACTTCCTCCTCTAAATCTTCAATGCGTTCGCCATAATCTTCGAGTACGGGAAAAAACCCATCAATGATTGCATCTAAAAGAGCGTAAGCTAAATAGTCAGCTCCCTGCTTGCGGATAATACCTTTATTGTTGCGAATTCTCAAGCGTACAGGGTCAAAGCAATCAAGGGTAGGTTCTTCTTGTACGGTAAGTAAATAATTTTTTCCCAGAACAAAACTTACCTGTTCGCTATGAAAACCATCTGCTTGTTGCGTTGGCATTACCATTCTAGAAATAATCACCAACTGGTCGTCATATTCTTCTATTTTCGGACGTTCTGGAACATTTACTACATCTTCCAAAACTAAAGGATGCAGTTCAAAAACTTTACCAATTCGTTGC comes from Rivularia sp. PCC 7116 and encodes:
- the corA gene encoding magnesium/cobalt transporter CorA, with translation MLEKLFPFDSQVIEPYEEDFYHHPGTIPGTLNEDRDAPPTRVSLIDYNQNKVIPKRITYPENCARYLDTESVSWVDVQGLGNTDMLQRIGKVFELHPLVLEDVVNVPERPKIEEYDDQLVIISRMVMPTQQADGFHSEQVSFVLGKNYLLTVQEEPTLDCFDPVRLRIRNNKGIIRKQGADYLAYALLDAIIDGFFPVLEDYGERIEDLEEEVIVNPTRKTLHKIYRIRRELLQLRRAIWPQRSAINALIRDSNELISEEVRIYLRDCYDHAVQVMDMVETYRELASGLMDVYLSAVSNRMNEIMKLLTVFSWIFLPLTFIAGLYGMNFEHMPGLKAEWGFPLCVATMIAIAVGLLVFFRQSGWLESPATLKDVRGERKF